Proteins co-encoded in one uncultured Bacteroides sp. genomic window:
- a CDS encoding M6 family metalloprotease domain-containing protein, with translation MKKTKLLLILLALLPTCLMAAGTNKGNLSNLVVFLRFADDGEDTFNQTFSHYNTLFNDETANANSVYNYFKESSYNQLSWKSVFFPSAKEDVIVSYQAKYERAYYQKKTSINPDGYQDDEWGVFKTTREQSLVKELVTYLSASLPPDMVIDANGDGMIDNLCIVISGGSGLSSKDLLWPHRSALQLTDVPTINGKKVGEYLMLFDYANGYGSMLSPKSINTGVLCHEMSHTLGTYDLYHTSGDLNPVGVWDLMSDNLETPQQMTVYTKYKYCKWIDEIPEISALGKYVLNPVGGTDKLNIAYKIKPIGSDEYFVVEYRKKEGTFDSGLPSSGLLVYRINPSSLGNVNYNGSTKLDEEYIFRPNGTTTQDGDLSKATFSQESGRVSFGGITTAYKPFYSDGKEANFAIANISLCGETISFDLLPVKDQIYLPQSSVVIEGTANSTISVKVQSDVAWKISELPQWLSATPSAGDAGSYTVTLTATSANEAVNPRVAQVIFSGASDSSVADTLTISQSSSTIQPPHSLKAKHEGSSVVLNWIAPDEGTAVLSEDFENASNPKGWQIKNANSRGWEWEPTTKYTLSYKGNYSARMREELSDTHQDEWLISPAFSNGKSLSFYSKSTAPGKNNTSNFYYVKVSNDGGTTWTPVWDLMKQGTVVNQYERVDVDLSSYMSDNMRVAFNAYDTNQTGLSYWWHVDNVAVYPEVQNSMIHEYHIFRNNVQIGTSLTPTYTDNSPLSGSNVYSVKAAGTFGETPTSEVVTVSITGTGLANEQADKVVTLSLSNDQLLVESGIALKNITVYSVSGVKLMSEKAEGLRYTQNLTALPSGVYVAWICLQGVDQPVRIKFVK, from the coding sequence ATGAAAAAAACAAAACTATTATTAATTCTTTTGGCTCTTTTGCCTACATGCCTGATGGCTGCAGGGACAAACAAGGGCAATTTAAGCAACCTGGTTGTTTTTCTTCGCTTTGCCGATGATGGTGAGGATACTTTTAATCAAACCTTCTCTCATTACAACACACTGTTTAATGACGAAACAGCGAATGCCAATTCGGTATACAACTACTTTAAAGAGTCGTCGTATAATCAGCTGTCATGGAAAAGTGTGTTCTTCCCTTCTGCCAAGGAAGATGTTATCGTTTCATATCAGGCAAAGTATGAACGTGCCTATTATCAGAAGAAAACCAGTATTAACCCCGATGGTTATCAGGACGATGAATGGGGAGTGTTTAAAACAACCCGCGAACAGTCGCTTGTTAAGGAACTGGTTACCTATCTCTCTGCGTCATTGCCTCCCGATATGGTTATTGATGCCAATGGAGATGGAATGATTGACAATCTTTGTATCGTGATCAGTGGTGGCTCCGGCCTCAGTTCAAAGGATCTTTTATGGCCGCATCGTTCTGCTTTGCAGCTAACGGATGTGCCCACTATAAATGGTAAGAAGGTAGGGGAGTACCTGATGTTGTTCGATTATGCCAACGGATATGGTTCAATGCTTTCTCCTAAGTCGATAAACACCGGCGTGCTATGTCATGAGATGTCTCATACATTGGGCACTTATGACCTGTACCACACCTCGGGCGACTTAAATCCGGTGGGTGTTTGGGATTTAATGTCCGACAATCTTGAGACTCCTCAGCAGATGACGGTTTATACCAAATATAAGTACTGCAAATGGATCGATGAGATACCCGAAATTTCTGCTCTTGGTAAGTATGTTCTTAATCCGGTGGGAGGTACCGATAAGCTTAATATAGCCTATAAGATAAAACCTATCGGGTCCGACGAGTATTTTGTTGTGGAGTATCGTAAGAAAGAAGGTACTTTTGATTCAGGACTGCCTTCTTCAGGACTATTGGTATACCGCATCAATCCTTCCTCACTGGGAAATGTGAACTACAATGGCTCTACCAAGCTCGACGAAGAATATATTTTCCGACCCAACGGAACAACCACTCAGGATGGCGATTTAAGTAAGGCTACTTTCAGTCAGGAGAGCGGACGTGTCTCTTTTGGCGGTATAACTACTGCCTATAAACCCTTTTACAGTGATGGTAAAGAGGCTAATTTTGCTATAGCAAATATCTCCTTATGCGGAGAAACCATCTCTTTTGATTTACTGCCAGTCAAAGATCAGATCTATTTGCCACAATCCAGTGTGGTTATTGAAGGAACTGCCAATAGTACTATTAGTGTAAAAGTACAGTCAGATGTAGCCTGGAAAATCAGTGAACTGCCTCAATGGCTTTCGGCCACCCCTTCTGCCGGCGATGCCGGCTCGTATACTGTGACTCTCACTGCCACTTCGGCAAATGAGGCAGTCAATCCCCGCGTTGCTCAGGTTATATTCTCCGGAGCATCCGATAGTTCTGTAGCCGATACCTTAACCATTTCGCAGAGTTCCAGCACCATTCAGCCTCCGCATTCGTTAAAGGCAAAGCACGAGGGAAGCAGTGTAGTACTTAACTGGATAGCTCCCGACGAAGGAACTGCCGTGTTGAGCGAAGATTTTGAGAACGCTTCAAATCCCAAAGGATGGCAGATAAAGAATGCCAACAGCCGTGGATGGGAGTGGGAACCTACTACTAAATATACTCTTTCTTATAAAGGGAACTATTCGGCACGTATGCGCGAAGAACTGTCTGATACCCATCAGGACGAATGGCTTATTTCTCCTGCATTCTCCAATGGCAAAAGCTTGTCTTTCTATTCCAAATCTACTGCCCCCGGTAAAAACAACACCAGTAATTTCTATTATGTGAAGGTAAGTAACGATGGCGGAACCACCTGGACTCCTGTATGGGATCTCATGAAGCAAGGTACAGTTGTTAACCAATACGAAAGAGTGGATGTCGACCTCTCCTCTTATATGTCCGATAATATGCGTGTAGCCTTTAATGCCTATGACACGAATCAAACCGGACTTTCATACTGGTGGCATGTTGACAACGTAGCTGTTTACCCCGAGGTGCAGAACTCTATGATCCATGAATACCACATCTTCCGCAACAATGTGCAGATAGGTACCTCTCTTACTCCCACCTATACAGATAATTCGCCTTTGAGTGGCAGCAATGTTTATTCTGTAAAGGCTGCGGGAACATTTGGAGAAACCCCAACATCTGAAGTGGTAACTGTCAGTATTACCGGCACCGGCTTAGCAAATGAGCAGGCTGATAAGGTAGTTACACTTTCCCTTAGCAATGATCAGTTGCTTGTCGAGAGTGGTATTGCCCTGAAGAACATAACTGTTTATTCTGTTTCCGGAGTTAAACTGATGAGTGAAAAGGCTGAAGGCCTTCGTTATACTCAGAACCTGACTGCATTGCCTTCAGGCGTTTATGTGGCCTGGATCTGTTTGCAGGGAGTTGATCAGCCTGTCAGAATAAAGTTTGTGAAGTAA
- a CDS encoding TonB-dependent receptor — protein sequence MKNLICLLLCFVAIGISAQNAAHPYTLKGRVVDASGDGIIGANVKAKAKTTGVITDLNGDFSMSVPSNGAELVVSFIGYQPQTVKLKPGENNIKVTLKDDARQLDEIVVVGYGTQKKSALTSSIEVIHGEDLLNMPALNIDQALNGQVAGLQVMSSTGDPSSSKESTLSIRGVKGSPLLVIDGVPRFTNNSGEETRLSDLNPDDVESISILKDAAAAAVYGARAAYGVILVKTKRGKGEQKVRVNYRGQFGLQEATKLPEFLNAYEYAKLYNRAVDNSPSSTYSPYTNEQLEAIRTHSTPNVYGDENMLDYLKKFGSSSTHSLSLNGGNQFVNYYISGGYASTTGLYSGIGRDRYNYSVKLDATLLKGLVFSIDMNGSRSDNKNTSYTTIDAAYSYSPLQVLRFTDGSLASISGSNPLVAVDGLGGYVKNKSNMSTITANLNYDIPFVKGLSAYLRATFDNNSTTKKTFNSPAPLYLFHENTNSTSQDPLTVYPRAKISLEERDQFVDNKLLEAGVNYSRIFAAKHNVSGLLVANYQDYNVRSLDGTNLDMPGVYPEVMGTATSALLSGDESYTERASLIGRLTYGYDNRYFVEGNFRVDGSTKFAPDKRWGFFPSVSASWVLSNEQFFKTWKQDVLSNVKFRGSMGLLGNDGDVENFSYLLNYMYSLRQGYNIGSSIKPGVVLSTGSYPNPDITWGKSRDYNIATDLGFWNNRLGLSFEYYWRYQTDMLAQAPSYLYPPSTGVEGNLPYMNFGKLKAWGWDLTITHKNAINKFKYDAELTLSKTNDKYLDYGDESSVAENRRRVGTSSMVWWMYQADGLFKSYEEIQSQKLDQDNSGNATLAPGDIKYKDQNDDGKLTDADRIPVKNSSYPDLSMSFKLGLKYNGFFINAMFQGLSGYKKNIKELYSLENSSLQRFQQYHLTETWTPENPDAEYPRIKFATANDNNRLESTFWVKNCDFVRLKTLSLGYALPASVLKKLKISSLSLSLQGSNLVTWSSLKDMDPESLRGYPIQRSYAMTLNFGF from the coding sequence ATGAAGAATCTAATATGCTTATTACTTTGCTTTGTTGCTATAGGCATTTCAGCTCAGAACGCAGCTCATCCCTACACCTTAAAAGGTCGGGTTGTAGATGCTTCAGGAGATGGAATTATAGGAGCTAATGTGAAAGCCAAGGCTAAAACAACCGGAGTAATAACCGATCTGAATGGTGATTTCTCTATGTCGGTTCCATCTAATGGAGCCGAGCTAGTTGTGTCTTTCATAGGTTATCAGCCACAGACTGTAAAACTGAAACCGGGAGAAAATAATATTAAAGTAACACTGAAAGATGATGCCCGGCAATTAGATGAAATTGTTGTGGTAGGTTATGGTACACAGAAGAAATCAGCTCTTACCAGTTCAATAGAAGTGATACATGGAGAAGATCTTTTGAATATGCCGGCTTTAAACATAGATCAGGCTTTAAACGGTCAGGTTGCCGGATTGCAGGTTATGTCGTCTACCGGTGATCCTAGTTCTTCTAAAGAATCTACTCTCAGTATCCGTGGTGTAAAGGGTTCTCCGTTATTGGTTATTGATGGTGTACCTCGTTTTACTAATAACTCTGGTGAAGAAACCCGCCTTTCCGATCTTAATCCCGACGACGTGGAAAGTATCTCGATCCTGAAAGATGCTGCTGCTGCTGCTGTATATGGTGCCCGTGCCGCTTATGGTGTGATTCTGGTAAAAACGAAGAGAGGAAAAGGTGAGCAGAAAGTGCGTGTAAACTACCGTGGACAATTTGGTCTTCAGGAAGCTACAAAGTTACCGGAATTTTTAAATGCCTATGAATATGCTAAATTGTACAATAGAGCAGTAGACAATTCTCCTTCAAGTACCTATTCTCCATACACAAATGAACAGCTGGAGGCAATCCGTACACATTCAACTCCTAATGTTTATGGGGATGAGAATATGCTTGATTACTTAAAGAAGTTTGGTTCATCCAGTACCCATAGCTTATCTTTGAACGGTGGAAATCAGTTCGTAAATTATTATATTTCAGGAGGCTATGCCAGTACAACCGGTTTGTACAGTGGCATTGGACGCGATCGTTATAATTATTCTGTAAAGCTGGATGCCACTTTGCTCAAAGGGCTTGTCTTTTCTATAGATATGAACGGTTCCCGCTCTGACAATAAGAATACAAGCTATACAACGATTGATGCCGCATATAGTTATTCTCCTTTGCAGGTACTTCGCTTTACCGATGGTTCGCTGGCCAGCATCAGCGGGAGTAATCCTCTTGTTGCTGTTGACGGGCTAGGTGGATATGTGAAGAATAAGTCTAATATGAGCACAATCACAGCGAACCTGAACTATGATATACCTTTTGTAAAAGGACTTTCAGCTTATTTGCGTGCTACTTTCGATAACAATAGCACTACAAAGAAAACATTCAATAGTCCCGCTCCACTTTATCTTTTTCATGAAAATACAAACAGTACCTCACAAGATCCTTTAACTGTTTATCCAAGGGCTAAAATATCGTTGGAAGAAAGAGATCAGTTCGTTGATAATAAGTTATTAGAGGCAGGCGTTAATTATTCCCGGATTTTTGCTGCTAAGCACAATGTTTCCGGTTTGCTGGTTGCAAATTACCAGGACTATAACGTGAGGTCTCTGGATGGTACAAATCTAGATATGCCAGGTGTTTATCCTGAGGTTATGGGTACAGCCACTTCTGCGCTTTTATCCGGCGACGAATCTTATACAGAACGTGCTTCTTTGATTGGCCGTCTTACTTATGGATATGATAACCGTTATTTCGTGGAAGGCAATTTCCGGGTCGATGGATCCACAAAGTTTGCTCCGGATAAAAGATGGGGCTTTTTCCCTTCTGTATCTGCTTCCTGGGTCTTATCTAACGAACAGTTTTTCAAAACCTGGAAACAGGATGTCTTGTCTAATGTTAAGTTCAGGGGGTCTATGGGTCTCCTGGGAAATGATGGCGATGTTGAAAACTTCTCCTATTTGCTGAACTATATGTATTCTCTTCGTCAGGGGTACAATATTGGTAGCTCTATTAAACCCGGGGTTGTCCTTAGTACAGGGAGCTATCCTAATCCTGATATTACCTGGGGAAAAAGCCGGGATTATAACATTGCAACCGATTTAGGTTTCTGGAATAATCGGTTGGGCCTTTCTTTTGAGTATTACTGGAGATATCAGACTGATATGCTTGCTCAGGCTCCTTCTTATCTCTATCCACCTTCTACCGGTGTTGAAGGCAATCTTCCATATATGAACTTTGGTAAATTAAAGGCGTGGGGATGGGATCTTACCATTACACATAAGAATGCCATTAATAAATTTAAGTATGACGCTGAACTGACTCTGTCTAAAACAAATGATAAATATCTTGATTATGGAGACGAATCTTCTGTTGCAGAGAATAGAAGACGTGTTGGAACAAGTAGTATGGTGTGGTGGATGTATCAGGCCGACGGACTTTTCAAGAGTTATGAAGAAATTCAAAGTCAGAAATTAGATCAGGATAATTCCGGCAATGCAACATTAGCTCCCGGTGATATCAAGTACAAAGATCAAAACGATGATGGAAAATTGACTGATGCGGATAGAATACCTGTAAAGAACTCTTCTTACCCTGATTTATCCATGAGTTTTAAGCTGGGTTTAAAATATAATGGTTTCTTCATTAATGCAATGTTCCAGGGATTGTCCGGTTATAAGAAAAATATAAAAGAACTTTATTCACTTGAGAATAGTAGCTTACAGCGTTTTCAACAATATCATCTGACTGAGACCTGGACACCCGAAAATCCTGATGCAGAATATCCTCGTATAAAGTTCGCTACAGCTAATGATAACAATCGTCTGGAGTCTACCTTTTGGGTGAAAAACTGTGATTTCGTTCGTTTGAAAACGTTGTCTTTGGGATATGCCCTACCTGCGTCGGTATTGAAAAAACTGAAGATCTCTTCTTTGAGTCTCTCATTGCAGGGAAGTAATCTGGTTACCTGGTCCTCATTAAAGGATATGGACCCTGAATCTTTGCGCGGTTACCCCATACAGCGTTCTTATGCAATGACTTTAAACTTTGGTTTCTAA
- a CDS encoding T9SS type A sorting domain-containing protein: MGKRIFTFMIVCFGMVSSMCAQYNYFDAADIDADGWIWFDTQAKIDKYIGLANNDDYMVDPGGKKIQMVSANFDPYADTEASDTIKGAGTDGIMGGVGAKMGGIKIAPASATSGTNGGSFVVCLPSCTSFNLFLSGGSTMYAKLTGSTDISQNFNNYTTVSAKYTTVFSKLGSAGQKKWEGMEILNSGFEPVFTLTSAKPIYARLQNFMKNPLIVQGMKVLTSTPTGINSVKEDSPFGIRFDGKTLTLKSEVQVSIYTLAGSLVLRDFSSSVDLGNLNKGVYIVKAKSNSLQETTKISVQ, translated from the coding sequence ATGGGAAAAAGAATTTTTACTTTTATGATTGTTTGCTTTGGAATGGTGTCATCTATGTGTGCACAGTACAATTATTTTGATGCAGCCGATATTGATGCAGATGGCTGGATTTGGTTTGATACACAGGCTAAGATTGATAAATATATTGGGCTGGCAAATAATGATGATTATATGGTAGATCCCGGTGGAAAAAAAATTCAGATGGTTTCAGCTAACTTTGATCCTTACGCGGACACAGAGGCCAGTGATACAATTAAGGGTGCCGGAACCGATGGAATCATGGGTGGTGTTGGTGCAAAGATGGGAGGTATTAAAATAGCGCCTGCTTCTGCTACATCCGGAACTAATGGGGGTAGTTTTGTTGTTTGTCTGCCTTCGTGCACTTCGTTCAATTTGTTTCTATCAGGCGGCAGTACAATGTATGCCAAGCTGACCGGTAGCACTGATATTAGCCAGAATTTTAATAATTACACCACTGTATCGGCTAAATATACAACCGTATTTTCCAAGTTAGGATCTGCTGGACAGAAAAAGTGGGAGGGTATGGAGATTCTGAACAGCGGATTCGAACCTGTCTTTACATTGACATCTGCTAAGCCCATTTATGCCCGTCTTCAAAACTTTATGAAAAACCCTCTTATTGTTCAGGGCATGAAGGTTCTTACTTCCACTCCAACCGGAATAAACAGTGTGAAGGAAGATTCTCCTTTCGGTATTCGTTTTGATGGTAAAACCCTTACCCTGAAAAGTGAAGTTCAGGTGAGCATTTACACTCTTGCCGGAAGTCTGGTCTTAAGAGATTTCTCTTCGTCCGTTGATCTTGGCAACCTGAATAAGGGTGTATATATTGTAAAGGCCAAAAGCAATTCATTGCAGGAAACTACGAAAATTTCAGTTCAGTAA
- a CDS encoding RagB/SusD family nutrient uptake outer membrane protein: MNYKKYILSAFLLVTLFIQTGCDSIFRDAPINKLSQETIWGSDLLLDEYVLPLYRNMNSGFSVYMPTNSLLKGISREYLPWFADQIIVSKADWYNTAYGDILKSTMSEITRKALSNWTNYYTRIQSVNILFENQSKIKDGDHKNRLLGECHFFRAYYYYMLLRQFGGTLLIKQPYDPLNDGTKFPRASYDEMVSFIAEEADLAASFLPEKNTTDNVGRVTKGAALMLKAKTYFWASSPVFQNKEKSYLGFTTDRSHEMLTKAASSYEDVMKLPYSLIKISGTTQDGIKNEYRKIFLTKNSEESILEVQHSDNGDYANGFGHKLDRESVSPFFGGTTAAYTPTQNHVNEYGMRDGKPYDPAHPYDNRDYRFYANILYDGCSFRGHVMEIHYNKVDGKEVAGADLTPYGSDNSAAVSKTGYYMGKFVNESQVIDNNETNASSQNYIIWRYAEVLLDYAEVMFRLDKPDVALAMVNQIRNRVHMNQLGSVTWNDIVNERRVEMAFEETTYWDLFRWGIAVEKMSGGTNPLKMMKVVAEAGKDNSYTISNMDKYPKRVRTFNNYQYYYPIPWDEIRYHGIEQNPEWTEM, from the coding sequence ATGAACTATAAGAAATATATACTTTCGGCATTTTTGTTAGTCACCCTGTTTATACAAACCGGATGTGACAGCATTTTTCGTGATGCGCCCATCAATAAGCTTTCTCAGGAAACCATCTGGGGAAGTGATTTGCTTCTTGATGAATATGTGTTGCCTTTATACAGAAATATGAATAGCGGTTTCTCTGTTTATATGCCTACCAATTCATTATTAAAAGGTATTTCAAGGGAATATCTTCCTTGGTTTGCCGATCAGATTATTGTTAGTAAAGCAGATTGGTACAACACAGCTTATGGAGATATATTAAAAAGTACCATGTCTGAGATAACACGAAAAGCGCTTTCAAACTGGACTAATTACTATACCCGTATTCAATCTGTTAATATATTGTTTGAGAACCAGAGTAAAATAAAGGATGGTGATCATAAAAACAGACTCCTGGGTGAGTGTCATTTCTTCAGAGCCTATTATTACTATATGTTGCTTCGTCAGTTTGGAGGAACGTTGCTTATCAAGCAACCTTATGATCCTTTGAATGACGGAACAAAATTCCCGCGTGCTTCGTATGATGAAATGGTTTCTTTCATTGCTGAAGAGGCCGACTTAGCTGCATCATTTCTTCCGGAGAAGAACACAACAGACAATGTTGGTCGTGTAACCAAAGGAGCAGCTCTGATGCTCAAGGCTAAAACCTATTTCTGGGCATCCAGTCCTGTTTTCCAGAATAAGGAAAAAAGTTATCTTGGGTTTACCACAGATCGTTCTCATGAGATGCTTACCAAGGCAGCTTCTTCTTATGAAGATGTTATGAAGCTCCCTTATTCGCTGATAAAAATATCGGGAACCACTCAGGATGGCATAAAAAATGAATATCGCAAAATCTTTCTGACAAAGAACAGTGAAGAATCTATTCTTGAAGTTCAGCATTCTGATAATGGAGATTATGCTAATGGCTTTGGTCATAAATTAGACCGTGAGTCTGTCTCTCCATTTTTTGGAGGTACTACTGCCGCTTATACTCCTACACAGAATCATGTCAATGAGTATGGTATGCGCGATGGAAAACCGTATGATCCTGCTCATCCGTATGATAACCGCGATTATCGTTTTTATGCCAATATCTTGTATGATGGATGTTCCTTCCGCGGTCATGTAATGGAGATCCATTATAATAAAGTCGATGGGAAAGAGGTTGCCGGAGCTGATCTTACACCTTATGGCTCTGATAACTCAGCCGCAGTTTCAAAGACAGGCTACTACATGGGTAAGTTTGTTAACGAATCTCAGGTTATTGATAATAATGAAACAAATGCCAGTAGTCAGAACTATATTATCTGGAGATATGCCGAGGTTCTGCTGGATTATGCCGAAGTAATGTTTCGTTTAGACAAGCCCGATGTGGCGCTTGCTATGGTTAACCAGATTCGTAATCGTGTACACATGAATCAATTGGGTAGCGTTACCTGGAACGATATTGTGAATGAGCGTCGGGTAGAAATGGCTTTTGAAGAAACTACTTACTGGGATCTGTTCCGTTGGGGAATTGCAGTAGAGAAAATGAGTGGTGGAACCAATCCTTTGAAAATGATGAAGGTTGTGGCCGAAGCCGGCAAAGACAATTCATATACAATCTCTAACATGGATAAGTATCCTAAGAGAGTGAGAACATTTAATAACTATCAATATTATTATCCTATTCCCTGGGATGAGATTCGATATCATGGTATAGAACAAAATCCGGAATGGACTGAAATGTAA
- a CDS encoding zinc-dependent metalloprotease: MLFSFNTSCFGKKSKVLASLELKKDSTNSTNADYKKITKEAKTQKGFFITHLNSKEGKLYFEISDSAFAHTYLLANRVASTSNTRDFVAGQMITSPMLIRFSKDNQNVYMHLVQSNNFVDMNDPIAPSFARNFSDPVFKGFKIVARNDKNVVIDVTSFFGGNEKSISPIKQENPISKLFGSSDAIKGVFVSDASNIIGLKTFSKNIEIVSMLSYSTQPLDKPYTVTVHRSFCVLPDNPMRMRLQDNRVGFFNSDMDIYTSNKDKVEPFNYIHRWRLEPKDGDMEKYLKGELVEPKKPIVFYVDTVFPEKWRGVVKQGIEDWNRAFQTAGFKNAIVARDYPSNDPDFDPDDMRYSCVKYAVTPVANAMGPSYVDPRTGEILCADVIWYHNIISLLHNWRFTQTAAVDPRVRKPVFDDDVMRESIRYAAAHEIGHTLGLMHNMGASYSYPVDSLRSASFTQKYGTTPSIMDYARNNFVAQPGDVERGVKLTPPVLGVYDIYAINWGYRLISDAKTPSDEKTTLTKWIEEKKSNPMYEFGAQQFLGTIDPTDQTEDLGNDHMKAGNLAISNLKIIMKNLESWTLQKGNTYDDVETIYSEIVKQYTRHLRHVMPYIGGVRFEEVRQGETGFLKNYLPKKDQKRALNWLVNQARTYNDWLTPGKLMMKLSLDMNSNDKLCSSVAGCLLNGTALYRISEAEKIDPVHNYKLGDYMNDVIAEVFKATLSNSALTNADINLQKSLIDVMIKYTNLNAAAAKKSAFALDAYNDLVSLDNEPSIPCSCSSLDSDEHHSFARINIGLPSLSQDHLEPMMIAQLKRISQLYKLHIASAKTKADREFYDYQVITIDNLFKK; the protein is encoded by the coding sequence ATGTTATTTTCTTTTAATACTTCTTGTTTTGGGAAAAAATCTAAAGTTTTGGCTAGTCTTGAATTAAAAAAAGATTCTACAAACAGCACAAATGCAGATTATAAAAAAATCACAAAAGAGGCAAAGACTCAAAAAGGTTTTTTTATAACCCACTTAAATAGTAAGGAAGGCAAATTGTATTTTGAGATTTCCGATTCAGCATTTGCACATACTTATTTGTTGGCCAATCGTGTTGCTTCAACAAGTAATACACGCGATTTTGTAGCCGGACAAATGATCACAAGTCCAATGCTGATTCGTTTTAGTAAAGATAATCAGAATGTATATATGCATTTGGTTCAGAGTAACAACTTCGTGGATATGAATGATCCTATTGCTCCATCTTTTGCACGTAATTTCTCCGATCCGGTATTCAAAGGATTTAAGATCGTAGCAAGGAATGACAAAAACGTAGTTATTGATGTGACCAGCTTTTTTGGAGGAAACGAAAAAAGCATCAGTCCTATTAAACAAGAAAATCCGATATCCAAATTGTTTGGTTCTTCGGATGCTATAAAAGGTGTTTTTGTTTCTGATGCATCTAATATTATTGGTTTGAAAACCTTCTCTAAGAATATTGAAATCGTTAGTATGCTATCATATTCTACTCAGCCTTTGGATAAACCTTATACAGTTACAGTGCATCGTTCTTTTTGCGTATTACCTGATAATCCAATGAGAATGCGTTTGCAGGATAACAGAGTCGGCTTCTTTAACTCGGATATGGACATATATACTTCTAATAAGGATAAAGTGGAACCTTTCAATTACATCCATCGTTGGAGGTTAGAGCCTAAAGACGGAGACATGGAAAAATACCTGAAGGGAGAATTAGTTGAACCAAAGAAACCGATTGTTTTTTATGTGGATACTGTTTTTCCTGAGAAATGGAGAGGTGTTGTTAAACAAGGTATTGAAGATTGGAATAGAGCGTTTCAAACTGCAGGATTCAAGAATGCGATTGTTGCCAGGGATTACCCAAGTAATGATCCGGACTTTGATCCGGACGATATGAGATATAGTTGTGTAAAGTATGCAGTTACTCCGGTTGCTAATGCAATGGGACCAAGTTATGTTGATCCAAGAACAGGCGAAATTCTGTGTGCAGATGTTATTTGGTATCATAATATTATCTCTTTGTTGCATAACTGGCGCTTTACTCAAACAGCAGCTGTTGACCCTCGTGTTCGCAAACCTGTATTTGACGATGATGTAATGCGTGAATCTATTCGTTATGCTGCAGCACATGAGATTGGCCATACATTAGGATTAATGCATAATATGGGTGCAAGCTACTCATATCCTGTTGATTCATTGCGAAGTGCCTCATTTACTCAAAAGTATGGCACTACTCCAAGTATTATGGATTATGCAAGAAATAATTTTGTTGCACAACCGGGAGATGTTGAAAGAGGCGTAAAATTAACTCCTCCTGTATTGGGTGTATATGATATCTATGCAATAAACTGGGGTTATCGTTTAATTTCGGATGCTAAGACCCCTTCTGATGAGAAAACAACTCTGACAAAATGGATAGAAGAAAAAAAGAGCAATCCAATGTATGAGTTTGGAGCTCAGCAATTTTTAGGAACAATTGATCCAACTGACCAGACCGAAGATTTGGGTAACGACCATATGAAAGCTGGAAATCTGGCAATTAGTAACCTGAAAATTATTATGAAGAATTTAGAATCCTGGACACTACAAAAAGGAAATACCTATGATGATGTAGAAACAATCTATTCTGAAATAGTAAAGCAGTATACTCGCCATTTACGCCATGTAATGCCTTATATAGGTGGGGTGAGATTTGAAGAAGTAAGACAAGGTGAGACGGGATTTTTAAAGAACTATCTGCCCAAAAAAGATCAGAAAAGAGCTTTGAACTGGCTTGTTAATCAGGCACGTACTTACAATGACTGGCTCACTCCGGGAAAACTGATGATGAAACTGAGTCTTGATATGAACTCAAATGACAAGTTATGTTCGTCTGTTGCTGGTTGTCTTTTGAATGGTACTGCATTATATCGTATCTCTGAAGCAGAAAAAATAGATCCGGTACATAATTATAAGTTGGGTGATTATATGAATGATGTCATTGCGGAAGTTTTCAAAGCCACTTTGAGTAATTCAGCTTTGACCAATGCAGATATTAACTTGCAGAAATCCCTGATTGATGTGATGATAAAGTATACTAATCTGAATGCTGCAGCAGCTAAGAAAAGTGCTTTTGCATTAGACGCATATAATGATTTGGTGAGTCTTGATAATGAGCCTTCTATTCCTTGCAGTTGTTCTTCTTTAGATTCTGATGAACATCACTCTTTTGCCCGTATTAATATTGGATTACCTTCATTATCTCAGGATCATTTAGAACCAATGATGATAGCTCAGTTAAAGAGAATCTCTCAATTGTATAAGCTACACATAGCTTCTGCAAAAACGAAGGCCGACAGAGAATTTTATGATTATCAGGTGATAACAATTGATAATTTGTTTAAGAAATAA